The proteins below are encoded in one region of Juglans microcarpa x Juglans regia isolate MS1-56 chromosome 4D, Jm3101_v1.0, whole genome shotgun sequence:
- the LOC121259090 gene encoding LOW QUALITY PROTEIN: probable protein phosphatase 2C 47 (The sequence of the model RefSeq protein was modified relative to this genomic sequence to represent the inferred CDS: inserted 2 bases in 2 codons), whose protein sequence is MATGTELSPQMAVMDGGCLKETGVTTMEGQNYNNDDTMESMAQTNTRKXPRNLSVMRHCTSSALLAESELDIGILGLKSPSDEKAGFLPICRSGSCSEKGPKQYMEDEYICVDNLHEHLGIAANFSCCGAFYGVFDGHGGIDAASFIRKSILNYIVEDSHFPSGMKKAVKSAFVKADHAFADAATLDSSSGTTALTALIMGRTMLIANAGDSRAVLGKRGRAIELSKDHKPNCTSERLRIEKLGGVIYDGYLNGQLSVARALGDWHIKGSKCSNGPLSSEPELEDIVLTEEDEFLVLGCDGLWDVMSSQCAVTMVRKELMVHNDPEKCSRALVKEALQRNTCDNLTVIVVCFSSDPPPKIEIPKXHKRRSISAEGLDLLKGVLNGL, encoded by the exons ATGGCTACAGGAACTGAGTTATCGCCTCAGATGGCCGTAATGGATGGTGGGTGCTTGAAGGAAACTGGTGTGACTACCATGGAGGGTcagaattataataatgatgataCAATGGAAAGCATGGCCCAAACTAATACGAGGA CCCCGAGAAACCTCTCTGTTATGCGGCATTGCACTAGCTCTGCTTTGTTGGCTGAATCG GAATTAGATATTGGGATTTTAGGCTTGAAGTCACCTTCAGATGAGAAAGCTGGATTTTTACCTATATGTCGCTCGGGAAGCTGTTCTGAGAAGGGGCCAAAACAGTACATGGAGGATGAGTACATCTGTGTAGATAACCTTCATGAACATCTTGGCATTGCAGCAAATTTCTCTTGTTGTGGTGCATTTTATGGG GTGTTTGATGGACATGGCGGTATAGATGCTGCGTCATTCATCAGAAAGAGCATACTTAACTATATTGTTGAAGATTCTCATTTCCCATCTGGAATGAAAAAGGCAGTTAAGAGTGCTTTTGTGAAGGCGGATCATGCATTTGCAGATGCTGCAACTCTTGATAGCTCCTCTGGCACCACGGCTTTGACTGCCCTAATCATGGGAAG GACCATGTTAATTGCTAATGCTGGGGATTCTCGAGCCGTGTTGGGCAAGCGAGGAAGAGCAATTGAGCTATCCAAAGACCACAAACCCAACTGCACCTCTGAAAGACTTAGAATTGAGAAATTGGGTGGTGTCATTTATGATGGCTACCTTAATGGTCAACTATCAGTGGCACGTGCCCTTGGAGACTGGCATATCAAGGGCTCTAAATGTTCAAACGGCCCGTTAAGCTCTGAGCCAGAATTAGAGGACATTGTCTTGACAGAAGAAGACGAGTTTCTGGTATTGGGTTGCGATGGCTTGTGGGATGTGATGAGCAGCCAGTGTGCAGTTACGATGGTGAGGAAGGAACTAATGGTGCATAATGATCCTGAGAAGTGTTCAAGAGCACTTGTCAAGGAGGCACTCCAACGTAACACCTGTGATAACCTGACAGTTATTGTGGTGTGTTTCTCCTCAGATCCACCTCCTAAGATTGAAATTCCTA TCCATAAGAGGAGGAGTATATCAGCTGAAGGGCTTGATCTTCTCAAGGGCGTCTTGAATGGTTTATGA
- the LOC121259117 gene encoding glutamate receptor 3.6-like isoform X3 — MNILWILFMLFYNWLLITTGTSVSKRPDVVNIGAILSFNSSIGKVAKVALEAAVEDVNSNPVVLSGTKLKLAMQDSKSSGGFLGIVEALRFMENDTVAIIGPQHSVMAHVISHIANELQVPLLSFAATDPTLNSLQFPYFVRTTQSDLFQMATVADIVRYYEWQDVIAIYVDDDHGRNGVAALGDKLADNRCKISYKAPLNPKLSREDITKTLVKVALIESRVIVLHIYATWGLEVLDAAWDMGMMGSGYVWIATDWLSTVLDTESSLPSEAMDRIQGVLTLRMHTPDSELKRKFVSRWSNLTAAKSDNGLFGLNSYGLYAYDTVMLLAQALDAFLNQRENISFSNDPSLSEFRGGNLHFDNMSIFDEGNHLLNSILQVNITGVTGQIKFTSNGNLMHPAYEVINVVGKGMRTIGYWSNSSRLSVVPPEKLNTGTPSDHLYGVIWPGQTTQKPRGWVFSSNGRQLRVGVPNLVSFRQFVFRVGNSDIFHGYCIEVFLAAVELLPYALPYKFIPFGDGHSNPIKTDLLYKITTGDFDAVVGDITITTNRTKIVDFTQPYIESGLVVVAPVRKLNSSAWAFLRPFTPMMWTVTGIFFLVVGAVVWVLERRTNDDFQGRPRKQFVTTVWFSFSTLFFAHREKVDSTLGRLVLLIWLFAVLILNSSYTASLTSILTVEQLSSPIKGIESLATSNDPIGYQNGTFIDSYLTEEYHIQKSRLVPLNSAEEYERALKDGPQKGGVSAIVDMRAYMELFLSTRCEFSIVGQEFTKMGWGFAFPRESPLAVDLSTAILKLSENGELQNIHDKWLTRKACSSEGAKQDVDRLPLKSFWGLFLLCGSACLLALLLYVIKMVRQYMRRSGQSSQSQSAPIQSFLAFVKEKEEDDNRMELEDGQSRSKRRPRKIVSNARVRELDESVNDSDHASVCSGNVNEVHYVV, encoded by the exons ATGAATATATTGTGGATTTTGTTTATGTTGTTCTACAATTGGCTTTTAATCACCACTGGTACTAGTGTTTCTAAAAGACCCGATGTTGTCAACATTGGGGCTATTTTGTCCTTCAATTCTTCCattggcaaagtggcaaaagtTGCGCTAGAAGCTGCAGTAGAAGATGTCAACTCCAATCCAGTTGTTCTAAGTGGAACAAAGCTGAAACTCGCGATGCAGGATTCAAAATCATCTGGCGGATTTCTCGGAATTGTTGAGG cTTTACGGTTCATGGAGAATGATACAGTGGCCATAATTGGTCCCCAGCACTCAGTAATGGCTCATGTAATTTCACATATTGCGAATGAGCTCCAAGTCCCACTATTATCCTTTGCAGCAACGGACCCCACTCTGAATTCACTTCAGTTCCCTTACTTTGTTCGAACAACGCAAAGTGATCTCTTCCAAATGGCTACAGTTGCAGATATTGTACGATACTACGAATGGCAAGATGTCATAGCAatctatgttgatgatgatcatgGCAGGAATGGGGTTGCTGCATTGGGGGACAAGCTAGCTGATAATCGCTGTAAAATCTCATACAAAGCACCTCTGAACCCCAAACTAAGCCGGGAAGACATCACCAAGACACTGGTTAAGGTGGCTTTGATTGAGTCTCGGGTTATTGTCCTCCATATTTATGCTACTTGGGGTCTAGAGGTGCTTGATGCGGCATGGGATATGGGGATGATGGGAAGTGGATATGTGTGGATAGCTACTGATTGGCTCTCTACAGTACTTGACACAGAGTCTTCCCTCCCTTCTGAAGCAATGGACAGGATTCAGGGGGTTCTTACATTGCGTATGCACACTCCGGATTCAGAACTCAAAAGGAAATTTGTTTCCAGATGGAGCAACTTAACTGCTGCAAAGTCGGACAATGGTCTTTTTGGACTAAATAGTTATGGTCTTTATGCCTACGACACTGTTATGCTTCTTGCGCAGGCACTCGACGCATTCTTAAATCAGAGGGagaacatttcattttcaaatgatcCGAGTTTAAGCGAGTTTCGTGGAGGGAACTTGCATTTTGATAATATGAGCATCTTTGATGAAGGGAATCATTTGCTTAATAGTATTTTGCAGGTTAACATAACTGGAGTAACAGGCCAAATCAAGTTCACTTCAAATGGGAATCTCATGCATCCTGCTTATGAAGTCATTAATGTCGTTGGCAAAGGGATGAGGACAATCGGTTATTGGTCCAATTCTTCCCGTTTATCTGTTGTGCCTCCAGAAAAGCTCAACACAGGAACCCCTTCCGATCATCTTTATGGTGTGATATGGCCTGGACAGACAACCCAAAAGCCTCGTGGGTGGGTATTCTCAAGCAACGGAAGGCAACTGCGAGTTGGAGTACCAAACCTTGTCAGTTTCCGTCAATTTGTCTTCCGAGTCGGTAACTCAGACATCTTTCATGGGTATTGCATTGAAGTATTCCTTGCTGCAGTTGAATTATTACCTTATGCACTGCCTTATAAGTTTATTCCATTCGGAGATGGACATAGCAATCCAATAAAGACGGATCTTCTATACAAGATCACAACGGGG GACTTTGATGCTGTAGTTGGCGACATTACAATTACCACCAATCGGACAAAGATAGTGGATTTTACACAGCCATACATCGAGTCCGGGCTAGTCGTAGTTGCCCCAGTTCGGAAGTTGAACTCTAGTGCTTGGGCTTTTCTGAGACCATTTACTCCGATGATGTGGACCGTCACAGGTATATTTTTCCTTGTTGTTGGAGCAGTTGTTTGGGTTCTGGAGCGCAGGACAAATGATGATTTCCAGGGTCGTCCTAGAAAACAATTTGTCACGACCGTATG GTTTAGCTTTTCAACCTTGTTTTTTGCTCATA GAGAAAAGGTTGACAGCACCCTTGGTCGGTTAGTGCTTCTCATATGGCTATTTGCGGTTCTCATACTGAATTCAAGTTACACTGCAAGTCTGACCTCAATCCTCACGGTGGAACAGCTTTCTTCCCCCATCAAAGGGATCGAAAGTTTAGCAACAAGCAATGATCCCATTGGTTACCAGAATGGTACGTTTATTGACAGTTATTTAACAGAAGAGTACCACATACAGAAGTCCAGACTTGTTCCTCTCAACTCGGCAGAAGAATATGAGAGAGCCTTGAAGGATGGTCCTCAGAAGGGTGGGGTCTCTGCAATTGTTGACATGCGTGCATATATGGAGCTCTTCCTGTCCACCAGATGCGAGTTTAGCATAGTAGGTCAAGAGTTCACCAAAATGGGGTGGGGTTTT GCGTTTCCAAGGGAGTCGCCACTGGCCGTTGACCTGTCAACAGCCATCTTGAAACTGTCTGAGAATGGGGAATTACAAAATATTCATGACAAGTGGCTTACAAGAAAAGCTTGCAGCTCAGAAGGTGCAAAGCAAGACGTAGATCGCCTTCCGCTTAAAAGCTTCTGGGGACTCTTTCTACTCTGTGGGTCAGCTTGCCTGCTTGCTCTGCTTTTGTATGTCATCAAGATGGTCCGCCAGTACATGAGGCGTTCTGGACAGAGCTCACAATCGCAATCTGCACCAATTCAATCATTTCTGGCTTttgttaaagaaaaagaagaggatgaTAATAGAATGGAATTAGAGGATGGACAAAGCAGGTCCAAGCGAAGGCCAAGGAAGATAGTCTCAAATGCAAGAGTGCGTGAATTAGATGAATCTGTAAACGATTCTGATCATGCTTCTGTTTGCAGTGGCAATGTGAATGAGGTCCACTACGTAGTGTGA
- the LOC121259117 gene encoding glutamate receptor 3.6-like isoform X1, translated as MCRVQSTMNILWILFMLFYNWLLITTGTSVSKRPDVVNIGAILSFNSSIGKVAKVALEAAVEDVNSNPVVLSGTKLKLAMQDSKSSGGFLGIVEALRFMENDTVAIIGPQHSVMAHVISHIANELQVPLLSFAATDPTLNSLQFPYFVRTTQSDLFQMATVADIVRYYEWQDVIAIYVDDDHGRNGVAALGDKLADNRCKISYKAPLNPKLSREDITKTLVKVALIESRVIVLHIYATWGLEVLDAAWDMGMMGSGYVWIATDWLSTVLDTESSLPSEAMDRIQGVLTLRMHTPDSELKRKFVSRWSNLTAAKSDNGLFGLNSYGLYAYDTVMLLAQALDAFLNQRENISFSNDPSLSEFRGGNLHFDNMSIFDEGNHLLNSILQVNITGVTGQIKFTSNGNLMHPAYEVINVVGKGMRTIGYWSNSSRLSVVPPEKLNTGTPSDHLYGVIWPGQTTQKPRGWVFSSNGRQLRVGVPNLVSFRQFVFRVGNSDIFHGYCIEVFLAAVELLPYALPYKFIPFGDGHSNPIKTDLLYKITTGDFDAVVGDITITTNRTKIVDFTQPYIESGLVVVAPVRKLNSSAWAFLRPFTPMMWTVTGIFFLVVGAVVWVLERRTNDDFQGRPRKQFVTTVWFSFSTLFFAHREKVDSTLGRLVLLIWLFAVLILNSSYTASLTSILTVEQLSSPIKGIESLATSNDPIGYQNGTFIDSYLTEEYHIQKSRLVPLNSAEEYERALKDGPQKGGVSAIVDMRAYMELFLSTRCEFSIVGQEFTKMGWGFAFPRESPLAVDLSTAILKLSENGELQNIHDKWLTRKACSSEGAKQDVDRLPLKSFWGLFLLCGSACLLALLLYVIKMVRQYMRRSGQSSQSQSAPIQSFLAFVKEKEEDDNRMELEDGQSRSKRRPRKIVSNARVRELDESVNDSDHASVCSGNVNEVHYVV; from the exons ATGTGCAGGG TGCAATCCACCATGAATATATTGTGGATTTTGTTTATGTTGTTCTACAATTGGCTTTTAATCACCACTGGTACTAGTGTTTCTAAAAGACCCGATGTTGTCAACATTGGGGCTATTTTGTCCTTCAATTCTTCCattggcaaagtggcaaaagtTGCGCTAGAAGCTGCAGTAGAAGATGTCAACTCCAATCCAGTTGTTCTAAGTGGAACAAAGCTGAAACTCGCGATGCAGGATTCAAAATCATCTGGCGGATTTCTCGGAATTGTTGAGG cTTTACGGTTCATGGAGAATGATACAGTGGCCATAATTGGTCCCCAGCACTCAGTAATGGCTCATGTAATTTCACATATTGCGAATGAGCTCCAAGTCCCACTATTATCCTTTGCAGCAACGGACCCCACTCTGAATTCACTTCAGTTCCCTTACTTTGTTCGAACAACGCAAAGTGATCTCTTCCAAATGGCTACAGTTGCAGATATTGTACGATACTACGAATGGCAAGATGTCATAGCAatctatgttgatgatgatcatgGCAGGAATGGGGTTGCTGCATTGGGGGACAAGCTAGCTGATAATCGCTGTAAAATCTCATACAAAGCACCTCTGAACCCCAAACTAAGCCGGGAAGACATCACCAAGACACTGGTTAAGGTGGCTTTGATTGAGTCTCGGGTTATTGTCCTCCATATTTATGCTACTTGGGGTCTAGAGGTGCTTGATGCGGCATGGGATATGGGGATGATGGGAAGTGGATATGTGTGGATAGCTACTGATTGGCTCTCTACAGTACTTGACACAGAGTCTTCCCTCCCTTCTGAAGCAATGGACAGGATTCAGGGGGTTCTTACATTGCGTATGCACACTCCGGATTCAGAACTCAAAAGGAAATTTGTTTCCAGATGGAGCAACTTAACTGCTGCAAAGTCGGACAATGGTCTTTTTGGACTAAATAGTTATGGTCTTTATGCCTACGACACTGTTATGCTTCTTGCGCAGGCACTCGACGCATTCTTAAATCAGAGGGagaacatttcattttcaaatgatcCGAGTTTAAGCGAGTTTCGTGGAGGGAACTTGCATTTTGATAATATGAGCATCTTTGATGAAGGGAATCATTTGCTTAATAGTATTTTGCAGGTTAACATAACTGGAGTAACAGGCCAAATCAAGTTCACTTCAAATGGGAATCTCATGCATCCTGCTTATGAAGTCATTAATGTCGTTGGCAAAGGGATGAGGACAATCGGTTATTGGTCCAATTCTTCCCGTTTATCTGTTGTGCCTCCAGAAAAGCTCAACACAGGAACCCCTTCCGATCATCTTTATGGTGTGATATGGCCTGGACAGACAACCCAAAAGCCTCGTGGGTGGGTATTCTCAAGCAACGGAAGGCAACTGCGAGTTGGAGTACCAAACCTTGTCAGTTTCCGTCAATTTGTCTTCCGAGTCGGTAACTCAGACATCTTTCATGGGTATTGCATTGAAGTATTCCTTGCTGCAGTTGAATTATTACCTTATGCACTGCCTTATAAGTTTATTCCATTCGGAGATGGACATAGCAATCCAATAAAGACGGATCTTCTATACAAGATCACAACGGGG GACTTTGATGCTGTAGTTGGCGACATTACAATTACCACCAATCGGACAAAGATAGTGGATTTTACACAGCCATACATCGAGTCCGGGCTAGTCGTAGTTGCCCCAGTTCGGAAGTTGAACTCTAGTGCTTGGGCTTTTCTGAGACCATTTACTCCGATGATGTGGACCGTCACAGGTATATTTTTCCTTGTTGTTGGAGCAGTTGTTTGGGTTCTGGAGCGCAGGACAAATGATGATTTCCAGGGTCGTCCTAGAAAACAATTTGTCACGACCGTATG GTTTAGCTTTTCAACCTTGTTTTTTGCTCATA GAGAAAAGGTTGACAGCACCCTTGGTCGGTTAGTGCTTCTCATATGGCTATTTGCGGTTCTCATACTGAATTCAAGTTACACTGCAAGTCTGACCTCAATCCTCACGGTGGAACAGCTTTCTTCCCCCATCAAAGGGATCGAAAGTTTAGCAACAAGCAATGATCCCATTGGTTACCAGAATGGTACGTTTATTGACAGTTATTTAACAGAAGAGTACCACATACAGAAGTCCAGACTTGTTCCTCTCAACTCGGCAGAAGAATATGAGAGAGCCTTGAAGGATGGTCCTCAGAAGGGTGGGGTCTCTGCAATTGTTGACATGCGTGCATATATGGAGCTCTTCCTGTCCACCAGATGCGAGTTTAGCATAGTAGGTCAAGAGTTCACCAAAATGGGGTGGGGTTTT GCGTTTCCAAGGGAGTCGCCACTGGCCGTTGACCTGTCAACAGCCATCTTGAAACTGTCTGAGAATGGGGAATTACAAAATATTCATGACAAGTGGCTTACAAGAAAAGCTTGCAGCTCAGAAGGTGCAAAGCAAGACGTAGATCGCCTTCCGCTTAAAAGCTTCTGGGGACTCTTTCTACTCTGTGGGTCAGCTTGCCTGCTTGCTCTGCTTTTGTATGTCATCAAGATGGTCCGCCAGTACATGAGGCGTTCTGGACAGAGCTCACAATCGCAATCTGCACCAATTCAATCATTTCTGGCTTttgttaaagaaaaagaagaggatgaTAATAGAATGGAATTAGAGGATGGACAAAGCAGGTCCAAGCGAAGGCCAAGGAAGATAGTCTCAAATGCAAGAGTGCGTGAATTAGATGAATCTGTAAACGATTCTGATCATGCTTCTGTTTGCAGTGGCAATGTGAATGAGGTCCACTACGTAGTGTGA
- the LOC121259117 gene encoding glutamate receptor 3.6-like isoform X2 yields MVQSTMNILWILFMLFYNWLLITTGTSVSKRPDVVNIGAILSFNSSIGKVAKVALEAAVEDVNSNPVVLSGTKLKLAMQDSKSSGGFLGIVEALRFMENDTVAIIGPQHSVMAHVISHIANELQVPLLSFAATDPTLNSLQFPYFVRTTQSDLFQMATVADIVRYYEWQDVIAIYVDDDHGRNGVAALGDKLADNRCKISYKAPLNPKLSREDITKTLVKVALIESRVIVLHIYATWGLEVLDAAWDMGMMGSGYVWIATDWLSTVLDTESSLPSEAMDRIQGVLTLRMHTPDSELKRKFVSRWSNLTAAKSDNGLFGLNSYGLYAYDTVMLLAQALDAFLNQRENISFSNDPSLSEFRGGNLHFDNMSIFDEGNHLLNSILQVNITGVTGQIKFTSNGNLMHPAYEVINVVGKGMRTIGYWSNSSRLSVVPPEKLNTGTPSDHLYGVIWPGQTTQKPRGWVFSSNGRQLRVGVPNLVSFRQFVFRVGNSDIFHGYCIEVFLAAVELLPYALPYKFIPFGDGHSNPIKTDLLYKITTGDFDAVVGDITITTNRTKIVDFTQPYIESGLVVVAPVRKLNSSAWAFLRPFTPMMWTVTGIFFLVVGAVVWVLERRTNDDFQGRPRKQFVTTVWFSFSTLFFAHREKVDSTLGRLVLLIWLFAVLILNSSYTASLTSILTVEQLSSPIKGIESLATSNDPIGYQNGTFIDSYLTEEYHIQKSRLVPLNSAEEYERALKDGPQKGGVSAIVDMRAYMELFLSTRCEFSIVGQEFTKMGWGFAFPRESPLAVDLSTAILKLSENGELQNIHDKWLTRKACSSEGAKQDVDRLPLKSFWGLFLLCGSACLLALLLYVIKMVRQYMRRSGQSSQSQSAPIQSFLAFVKEKEEDDNRMELEDGQSRSKRRPRKIVSNARVRELDESVNDSDHASVCSGNVNEVHYVV; encoded by the exons ATGG TGCAATCCACCATGAATATATTGTGGATTTTGTTTATGTTGTTCTACAATTGGCTTTTAATCACCACTGGTACTAGTGTTTCTAAAAGACCCGATGTTGTCAACATTGGGGCTATTTTGTCCTTCAATTCTTCCattggcaaagtggcaaaagtTGCGCTAGAAGCTGCAGTAGAAGATGTCAACTCCAATCCAGTTGTTCTAAGTGGAACAAAGCTGAAACTCGCGATGCAGGATTCAAAATCATCTGGCGGATTTCTCGGAATTGTTGAGG cTTTACGGTTCATGGAGAATGATACAGTGGCCATAATTGGTCCCCAGCACTCAGTAATGGCTCATGTAATTTCACATATTGCGAATGAGCTCCAAGTCCCACTATTATCCTTTGCAGCAACGGACCCCACTCTGAATTCACTTCAGTTCCCTTACTTTGTTCGAACAACGCAAAGTGATCTCTTCCAAATGGCTACAGTTGCAGATATTGTACGATACTACGAATGGCAAGATGTCATAGCAatctatgttgatgatgatcatgGCAGGAATGGGGTTGCTGCATTGGGGGACAAGCTAGCTGATAATCGCTGTAAAATCTCATACAAAGCACCTCTGAACCCCAAACTAAGCCGGGAAGACATCACCAAGACACTGGTTAAGGTGGCTTTGATTGAGTCTCGGGTTATTGTCCTCCATATTTATGCTACTTGGGGTCTAGAGGTGCTTGATGCGGCATGGGATATGGGGATGATGGGAAGTGGATATGTGTGGATAGCTACTGATTGGCTCTCTACAGTACTTGACACAGAGTCTTCCCTCCCTTCTGAAGCAATGGACAGGATTCAGGGGGTTCTTACATTGCGTATGCACACTCCGGATTCAGAACTCAAAAGGAAATTTGTTTCCAGATGGAGCAACTTAACTGCTGCAAAGTCGGACAATGGTCTTTTTGGACTAAATAGTTATGGTCTTTATGCCTACGACACTGTTATGCTTCTTGCGCAGGCACTCGACGCATTCTTAAATCAGAGGGagaacatttcattttcaaatgatcCGAGTTTAAGCGAGTTTCGTGGAGGGAACTTGCATTTTGATAATATGAGCATCTTTGATGAAGGGAATCATTTGCTTAATAGTATTTTGCAGGTTAACATAACTGGAGTAACAGGCCAAATCAAGTTCACTTCAAATGGGAATCTCATGCATCCTGCTTATGAAGTCATTAATGTCGTTGGCAAAGGGATGAGGACAATCGGTTATTGGTCCAATTCTTCCCGTTTATCTGTTGTGCCTCCAGAAAAGCTCAACACAGGAACCCCTTCCGATCATCTTTATGGTGTGATATGGCCTGGACAGACAACCCAAAAGCCTCGTGGGTGGGTATTCTCAAGCAACGGAAGGCAACTGCGAGTTGGAGTACCAAACCTTGTCAGTTTCCGTCAATTTGTCTTCCGAGTCGGTAACTCAGACATCTTTCATGGGTATTGCATTGAAGTATTCCTTGCTGCAGTTGAATTATTACCTTATGCACTGCCTTATAAGTTTATTCCATTCGGAGATGGACATAGCAATCCAATAAAGACGGATCTTCTATACAAGATCACAACGGGG GACTTTGATGCTGTAGTTGGCGACATTACAATTACCACCAATCGGACAAAGATAGTGGATTTTACACAGCCATACATCGAGTCCGGGCTAGTCGTAGTTGCCCCAGTTCGGAAGTTGAACTCTAGTGCTTGGGCTTTTCTGAGACCATTTACTCCGATGATGTGGACCGTCACAGGTATATTTTTCCTTGTTGTTGGAGCAGTTGTTTGGGTTCTGGAGCGCAGGACAAATGATGATTTCCAGGGTCGTCCTAGAAAACAATTTGTCACGACCGTATG GTTTAGCTTTTCAACCTTGTTTTTTGCTCATA GAGAAAAGGTTGACAGCACCCTTGGTCGGTTAGTGCTTCTCATATGGCTATTTGCGGTTCTCATACTGAATTCAAGTTACACTGCAAGTCTGACCTCAATCCTCACGGTGGAACAGCTTTCTTCCCCCATCAAAGGGATCGAAAGTTTAGCAACAAGCAATGATCCCATTGGTTACCAGAATGGTACGTTTATTGACAGTTATTTAACAGAAGAGTACCACATACAGAAGTCCAGACTTGTTCCTCTCAACTCGGCAGAAGAATATGAGAGAGCCTTGAAGGATGGTCCTCAGAAGGGTGGGGTCTCTGCAATTGTTGACATGCGTGCATATATGGAGCTCTTCCTGTCCACCAGATGCGAGTTTAGCATAGTAGGTCAAGAGTTCACCAAAATGGGGTGGGGTTTT GCGTTTCCAAGGGAGTCGCCACTGGCCGTTGACCTGTCAACAGCCATCTTGAAACTGTCTGAGAATGGGGAATTACAAAATATTCATGACAAGTGGCTTACAAGAAAAGCTTGCAGCTCAGAAGGTGCAAAGCAAGACGTAGATCGCCTTCCGCTTAAAAGCTTCTGGGGACTCTTTCTACTCTGTGGGTCAGCTTGCCTGCTTGCTCTGCTTTTGTATGTCATCAAGATGGTCCGCCAGTACATGAGGCGTTCTGGACAGAGCTCACAATCGCAATCTGCACCAATTCAATCATTTCTGGCTTttgttaaagaaaaagaagaggatgaTAATAGAATGGAATTAGAGGATGGACAAAGCAGGTCCAAGCGAAGGCCAAGGAAGATAGTCTCAAATGCAAGAGTGCGTGAATTAGATGAATCTGTAAACGATTCTGATCATGCTTCTGTTTGCAGTGGCAATGTGAATGAGGTCCACTACGTAGTGTGA